One Arvicanthis niloticus isolate mArvNil1 chromosome X, mArvNil1.pat.X, whole genome shotgun sequence genomic window, caactcttgatcttcctgacAATCAAACACCCTGACTGTCCCCAAGTAAACATAGCACTTTAGTCAATGTTATGGTTTACATATGAGGAtctcacaccacatacacatatattaaaggCTTTCTTCTCAATTGATGGGCAGGTATATTGGATCAAGAGGGTTCAAGAGATCTCTAACCTAATAAGCAGGTTTGTGCACTGGATGGATTCATAAACTGATGATATTATTGGGAAGTGATGGAAACTTTTCAAGGGAGTAAAACTCTGGGGCATGTTTGGGAGCTTATATCTTTTCCTtttagtcttccttccttccccttttcttctctttctgtcatcCCTCATCTCTCAACAGACCACCTACCACTATACTTTCTTTGCTTAATCCAAGGCCCAGAAATGGCAGAAGGAAATTACTAACactatgaaccaaaataaatctttcttccttttaagtgTTTCAGGCAATCATCAGTGCAACAAAATTTGACTCATACAGTCAATGTAGATTTTgtgttaataaattttatttaattgagtTCACAAAGATGTTTTATTCCTCTGTTATAATATTTAAGAGCTTGATGGCCAGCTCATTCAGTAGACAGGAAATTAACATTGTAAGAAGACTACAGAAGTGTTCTCAAGTGTTTGTACAATTGTTTTCACCCCTGTTAGCAGGGTATAATAGTTTCAGAAGTAACAATTTTGCCAGTGTTTCAAACTATTGGCTATTCTCTCAGAATACAATATTATTTAattgataattatttttttaatttttctttctttaatgattAATTATGtgtgaaatataaacaaaatatgttgtCTTTTCTACTCTAGGGTTAAGTAAGACaaaatttcacttaaaaaaatgattttaaaaaagccACTTGGCAGAAATTTAGATTCCCACAGGGTCAGCACTTCTTGAAATCAAAATATGTGCTCAAGGTTGCATGGTGTTTTCAAAAGTTGCATTTTGCTTATCAGCTGCACTGAGCCAGTGGTGTAGGAGTGTAAGGCTGGAGAGCTGATCACtcagagagaggcacaggaacCCTTTGCATTAGAAATAAAAGCCCAGGGGGACCCTGCTGGGTGTGCTTACCAGCTGAATTTGCCATGGCTATTATGCTTCTGCAGAAGTGAAACTACTGCCATACCAAATACTTTGGAATGTGTAGCCATTTTCTTGGGAATCCCAGACCTTTTTCTAACACCAATGTCGAGTATCTTTTCATCGATTTGACTTTAATCTACTGTCATTACTTgtctatttaattattttcattctgtTCTCCCTTTATAGatgaatatatttcattttgatCAAATTTATCCCTCATTTCCTCCTCCTTTATCTCTTGCCAGGTCCCTCTCATCACATCCTTTTccaaacttcacacacacacacacacacacacacacacacacacacacacacatatatatatatatatatattaatatattatatattaatatatattatatatgtattatatatgggTCTAATTAGTGTTAAACACACTGTATATGTAGGGCTGTCCACTGTAGCATGGGGAAACTGCTAGGGGCACCACCCATGAAGAAAATTGATTTCTCTCCCTCTATGGCAGTCAGCAAGCTTCCTGTAGCTTCTCAACTAGGAGTGAGGCTTTGTGAACCCCTCCCCACCCATACTGCAACATTGACTAGCTTGACCTTGAacagtttttttatttattattgtcatCATCTTTGTtgtcgttgtcatcatcatcatcaccattgtttttaagacagggtttctctgtatagtcctggctgtcctggaactcattctgtagaccaggctggcctcgaactcagaaatctgcctgcctctgcctcctgaatgctgggattgaaggcatattccaccactgcctggctatatatttaattcttaactATTTAGTGAAATGTCTGGGTTTTCATATTTAGTTTTGTGACAATTTATATTCTAATTATTAGTCCTCTTAGACACtatagtttttgaaatattttctctcagaaACTTGTCTTTATATTATCTTAGTAGAGTTTTGAAATAGCTCctttttttagtttataaaaaaaaaagtacaatttaGTGATTTCTCGCTTGAAAATTGTGGTTTTAGTGTTTAACCAAAAGAGCAAAAGGTTAGTCTTGCATATTTTCTGATAAAAATGTTATAGCTCAAGGTCTCCATTTAGATATATATCCCCTTTGAATTCACCCTTTGAATGTAGTCTGATACATCACAGTTTATATTTGCTAATATTAATACATTTGACTGAGCACTATATCTTGAGAAGACTGTCTTTTCCCTTAAATTATCTTCGGatattttaataacaacaaaaaagagtcaCTGCAGTTCCAGTAAAAATCCAaaaaatttttacaaagaaaataacacACTGATTCTCACATACAGTGAACACAGACAGATTTTTGAAAACAATGTAACTGGAGTATAAGCAACACCTGATTTCAATATTTCTGATAAACCTATGACAATCAAGAAAGTGTTCTATTGATATCAAGCTGAGAAGCTAAATCAAAggaactaaataataaaatagatccAGAGCTAtattaatgactttttaaaaaaaaaaagatccaaagATAATTCAGTGGGAAAAGAGTCTTCCCCAGAAATCCTGCTCATTCAGTTGTGCACTCAGCTTCTTAGTACCCTGTGATCTCAAGTGGAGTGAGGGACTGGGCTACTTTGAGTTATCTAAAAACTCTTCGTGGGTGACATTAAATTAGTGGTACTCAAATGTTTACCTGTTTAGGGCTGGGATTTTCTGAGTAAGAAGCTTTCATCGAAATTATCAGAGGGAATGAATTAAACTGGAAGATATTTGTGCCTCCCCCCGCCCCATTACTAAATCAAAACCAGGGACATAAGGTAGGAAGGCTCTATGTTTTCAATAGTTTTTCCAATTAATCCTGATACCTATCTAGGTTTGAAAAGCAATGTGAGGTTTCTACAAGGTTTTCAGATATTTTGAATGGTTGCCCAAGTGATTTTTATGGCTACTTGcttgtaagtatctgcttctttTGTCTATTCTGATGTGTCAAATACTACTTCCTTAATTAAGTAATATTTATGCAGATTTGTATACAAGCCTCTGATTTAAGAACTGGGGAAAAACATacaggacaggaaagagagggtGACTAACCTATCATTAAAGATTGAGAAACTGAGACTAAGAAGACAAATCAATTGGAAAGGCAATTTGGTAGTCATTTACGATTAAGAGAATAATTAGGGTAGATAGAAAGAATCAAGGGTCACACATCATTTCATTACACAGAAAATTGTCCTGAAAGTGTTTCCTGGAAGTGGCTTTAGAACTGAGTCCTGAGTGATAAGAAGCCATGCACATACAGGCCATGtcttggtgtgtgtgcttgtactgTGTGTGCTCCAGTTAATCCAGGAGCAGAGGACAGGCAGCCCAGTGGCTGGAGCCTGGCAGACAACCAGCAGGCTGGTAGGGGGTGAGGTGGAAAGGGCAGATGCAGCACACAGTCTGGGCCACCTCTGACACTAAGACTGTATGCTGAGGGTGGAAGATCCCAGCAAGGGGGGTGACATGACCTGTAGGGGATGGCTGGTCTCTGTGCAGAGAATGGTCTGCAGAGAGGCAGGATTAGCTAGTGTGGGGGCGAGTACAGCCATCAGCAGCAGCCTGTTGCAGAAGGCCAGGGGAGGGGCTAGGATGTGTGGAAGCCATGATGCAGCAGTGTGCAGAGGGAGAGGGTTCCCTAGACAGGGCTTTGTGTGCGGGCGTGGGGGCTGTGGAAGCAGGGACCTTCAGTGACTGTGCCTGGGTGTGAGGGTAGGACAGTGAGACAGTCCAAGGCACCCCTGGGCTAATTCAGCCCACTACCGCTTTCTGTCAGATGCTCCAAGTGCCTTAGGCTATCAGCAGACAGTGGCTGTAGGGTTAACTAGTGACTTAGGGTGGGCGGGGGAAGGGGGAGACATCGTGGGCAGTGCGCTCTCCATGGACGCGCGCGCACGCGCCCAGCATTCCGCGCGagccagaggaaggcagagggacCGCGGAGCACACAGCACGCCCGTGCCAAGCCAGCGAGCGAGCGAGCTCCCGTGGAGCCCGCGTGGAGGGAGCCGCCTCCGCCGATTGATCTGCAAGATGAACACCCTGCTGTCCCGGGCCAACTCGCTGTTCGCCTTCACGCTGAGCGTCATGGCGGCGCTCACCTTGGGCTGCATCCTCACCACCGCCTTCAAAGACAGGAGCGCGCCCGTGCGCCTGCACGTCTCCAGGATCCTGCTCAAAAAAGTGGAAGACTTCACTGGACCCAGAAAAAAGAGCGACCTGGGCTTCATCACATTCCACATCTCTGCGGACCTGGAGAAGACCTTCGACTGGAACGTCAAGCAGCTCTTCCTCTATCTGTCGGCAGAATATTCCACCAAAAGCAACGCTGTGAACCAGGTGGTCCTCTGGGACAAGATCCTTCTGCGAGGCGAGAACCCCAAGCTGAACCTGAAAGACGTCAAAAgcaagtattttttctttgatgatggaCATGGTCTCAAGGGAAACCGGAATGTCACTTTGACCCTCTCCTGGCAAGTTATACCGATTGCTGGGATCCTGCCTCTTGTGACTGGATCTGGACGCGTGTCTGTCCCATTTCCAGATTCCTATGAAATAGCCACGACTTTTTGAAGAATTCTCTCTGCAGCGGAAAGGGGACATCTGTGTACCTAAAGAAtcatctttctttcatcttttctctcaagtcttgctgacttttgttttgttctgggacTGGCTGAACCCCTCATCCTCATGCTTCATGTGCCTAACATAGAGACTGCATTCATTGATCTTAGTGTGACATTGGCTATTACTCTTCCTATGTTTAAGAATTAACATCAAATTGTGTAGTTGGAGGGAAAGTCTGATAAAGTTCTGGAACTTTATTCTACAAACGAAACAGCAAAAGAAGTTCAGCAGAGTAGGTTATTAGGCAGTTGGATAATGAGGATTGAAAATAACACACCGTTTTGTCATATTCACTATGTTATTCCATGTGATACATAAAGTTTGTTTGGggagaatttaaaaattagatgtgTTGGTATTGTCATAACTGTATTTTAATCCTGACATTCCTTGTAAGTTTACAGAATGCCATTTTCTTATATCTTCTAGGGTGTGTTTGATTACTAgaaaaattgtgttttgtttctttaaaatctgACATGCAAAATAGTTAAACAGGAGTCTGAG contains:
- the LOC117694491 gene encoding signal peptidase complex subunit 3-like: MDARARAQHSARARGRQRDRGAHSTPVPSQRASELPWSPRGGSRLRRLICKMNTLLSRANSLFAFTLSVMAALTLGCILTTAFKDRSAPVRLHVSRILLKKVEDFTGPRKKSDLGFITFHISADLEKTFDWNVKQLFLYLSAEYSTKSNAVNQVVLWDKILLRGENPKLNLKDVKSKYFFFDDGHGLKGNRNVTLTLSWQVIPIAGILPLVTGSGRVSVPFPDSYEIATTF